The Catharus ustulatus isolate bCatUst1 chromosome 17, bCatUst1.pri.v2, whole genome shotgun sequence genome includes the window ACTTCCCCAGGCCTCCTGAGGAGCCTGAAgaaagcagggagagggaatttttgctcttttccccCTGAGATTGTGATGCCaccagaagaagagaaagaggagagaaagaggagagaaagaggagagaaagaggagagaaagaggagagaaagaggagagaaagagaaagagaaaagaatccTTCCCCTCAAAGTGTGCGGCCCTTcccaatattttatttcagtaattaaTTATTACCTCTCCGCCCACACGAGTTCCCGCCCTTTCCGCCATCTTGTGCCCGCCCACACGAGTGTCCCCGCCGCCATCTTGTGGCTGCCTGACGGGCTTCAGGGAAGCAGGCAGCgggaatttttttgctttttttccctgagataTGGCTGTGGTGCTATCGGACGAGAGAAGGGGATCATCCCCTCAGGGAGCGTGTTAGCACTTCCCAACATTTTATGAAACGCGTTCCCGCCGTGTTGTGCCCGCCCACATGAGCCCCCGCCCTTGGCGCCGCCGTTGCCCCGCAACGCCCGAGCGGCCGCGGGGAACCGCGGGGTCCGGCGGGGCTGAGGCGCCCCGGCTCCGGCGAGATGGAACGCGACAACTTCGTAGCGCAGGACAACTACTGGTACCAGCCCCGGGCCCGGGCAgcgctgctctgctccctgcgCCTTCCCCTCCCGGCCCGCGGCTCCGCGCTCAGACGGGTCTGATGTTGTATAAAGAGCGTGCCTTGGTAAAAAAGTCAGGGCTTGGCTCCAGGGAACCCCTCCTTGCCCGCTGGGTGAGGGTCGGGGCATCTCGTCAGTCAATACAGTAAAAGAAAGTTTATTTGAAAGGACGTTGGCGCTTTTCAGCCTCCTCCGCTTCTTACCAAAGCGTAATCTAAAAGCAGTGCGTTCACATGCAGTGTTTGAAACCTCTGGAAAGTATTTTCCCACTAGCTCTGACTCAGACAATGATAATTTGTACATAAACTTGCTGTTTTGAGATGGAAGCTTAGATTCCTGCTAAGGCGCTGTGCTTTGTGACATCAGCAGTTGGGTTGGcgggttggggttttttgtaaatGAAAGTTTTCAAAGTAATCTTAAATATTTGTCTGTTGATTGCAGGAAAGACCAGAttgaaaaggaagcagaagctgctAAAAGATGGGCtgagaaatggggatttttgaaAACACCTCTTGAGGAGGTAAAATTGAATGGCATATAATATGGTTTATAATAAAAGCAACACATGAAATCTACTTGTGCACAAATTTATCTGGACACAAAATGATGAGAGCACAGAAGACTAGAAATGTTTTGAATATGCTTCACTACTCTTGCATCCAAGGTAGCAACTGCACTACTTTTGAAATGGTTCAAAtattcagttttcctctgaataaAACACATCAATGGTAATTTATATGCTGTGCATATCCTGATGTATTTGTCTTGAGAAGACTCCTAGTAGTGCTAACAAGTACTAGTActgacaggaaaatatttcccctTTGTCTCTCCatatggtattttaaaaatctaggGGAAAAGGTTCCAGCTAATTAAATTGTCAGTGGGGGAATCTacaacaaatgaaaatatttggagtGATGTCTCTTCTCAGTGATGTTTAGATATTAGAATACAGTAGCACATGATGTTACATTTGGAATCACAGTATTTCTTTACTAAAGAACGGGATTGATACAGCCCCTGCATAGTTATAAATGTAGTCTGGATGtcctctgaaacaaaaaaaataaaatcacatatTACAGTACATTTCAAAAGATAAAGAGttccatttttaaatatgtttttgttttagttgattggagatgaaaagaaagaagatgcAAAGCCCAAGCTTCAGCTTCCAGATCACCTGCGGATTCGACCTGTGACACCtgtagaaaaatacattaaggttagaaaattagattttaaaattgcaatgCAGCAACATCTGTCTTAAGAAACCACACAAGCTCTGAAAAACACTTGTCTTATGGAGGGGGTCTTTAACTAAAGGCCAAAGTAAACTGCATTTGCAAGACAAATAATGctttaaaagcatttgtttAAGACAAGGAATTGCCCTTTGGACATGGCTATAATTTTTCTACCTTTATTTAAGAATCTGCTTTTTGGCAGAGACAATACCACTGTCCTCTTTAGTACCACAAATTAATAAGAAGCCAGTTCTAAGAAACCCAAGTCATGAATTTTGTTATATGATTGATATGTTCATTCAGAGTCTTAAAGCTGTCAAACAGCTGGAGAGTAGAATGTGACTGATGGTTTAATTTACAAGTACAGTGTGTTGGGATCACCAGTGAATAGGGTGACTCCACAGGCAAATAAAGCAGTGACATTGGGAGAGGAACATTCTCACAAAAGGGGAAGCAGAATGTGCTAATACAAGGGAAGGTTAGTCCACttagggaagagcagggaaataAAGGAGATTGGAAATTCTCACTTGTTGAACTTTATTTCAGAGGATTCCAAGGGTGGGGAGATAAGGTAAGGAAGCAGTAAAAGCTTTTACagagattaaattaaaaattaagagctAGGGCTGAGAGTGGTAAAGAAATGAAATGGCATAATTTCTGCCATTACTGCTACTTGTTCTTCAGTTTTGTCCCAAACCTCCAATCTCAGTCCAGCTGCAGTTTCAGTCGAGTCTCAGTCCCTTGAGGGTGTTGGTGCATTAACAAATCCTGCACTTATCAGCTGCTCCACAAGTGTGCAGAGCCTGGTGCACATTGGAGCAGAGTTTCCATTTCACCTCAGAActgggaggaagagaagggTTAGCTGTGATTTAGGTCACTCTTTACATATTCAGAGTGAAGTTTCATACATCCTTTTCAGAACTGTCTTTCTGCACATTTACCTTGTGATAACAGTCAAATCTGTTCTCTCTAGGTTAGACTAATAAAAGCTTCTGCATAGTCCCCTCCCCCAGACCAAAAGTGGGACATGATTTCCTTCATTATCCTGCTCAGTGGGTGGCACTTTTGGccataaaaattatctttttgtgAGGAACTGCTCCACCTAAATATCATAAACATTTTCTAATCTTGGCCAAAGAACAAAGTGAAGCAACTCTGGCAAGAGAACTGAAACATTGTTCTCTTGCTGTGTATTTCTCTGCTAAGTCCCCAGATGCTGAAATGATAGAACGTGCCCAATTGAGATGATTCAGCCAAAGAAAGCACAGCAGTCACTGAGCAGAGTCtattgggttttgttttgtttcctttttagcTAGATTAGTTGCAGATTAACTTGCTGCTCACCCATCTTTTCAAGTAGAAGGAAGGTAGAATGAATAAGTAGTTCTTGCTGTAAAAGCCAGCTTGGTCAGTAATATCTTtggatttaaaattattgttcCACAGCTGCATTGCTACCAAATACATTGCAGCAAGGAGAAAACACTATTTCTCCTGTTGGCAGAAGTTAATtaaagatgatgatgattatcTTCAGCTTGAGCTTTTTCCATacataataatattttttaaaattctaatgaTGTTAAGCAATTAAAGCCCTTAGTATTGAAACAAACTTTcgaaaaagaaaataattccaacaTACACTACTAAACAATTACTTGATTGTTGGTTTTATAACACTacagcacaaaagaaaatgctgcatgACAGAAACTTCACCCAAAAACCTTTTCATCATTCAGTTTTACATTACTTTGATTTTAGGTGCTTCCATCTCCTCCAGTACCTAAAACTACCCAGGGATTTATTGGCTGGAGATCAGGTGATCCAGCACTGGCACTTGAAACCAATTTTCAAATCCAAAGCTGCAAAGGAGCTGTCGGTAGTAAGCAGTGACCATGTGAGCTCTCTGAGTGACATTATGAAATAAAGAGGCACAAAGACCCACCTGCATTCCTAAGGAAATATCCAGTAGTGGACTGTTGGACTGTTGATCATTTCTGCTATTTATGTAAAAATCCATAATCATTGTGGTAAAGTatgaacattttcattttacttaaTTGAATCTATGGCATCCAAGCTGTTAACTCTGCTTCAGAGCTTCTGCTTGTAACTTAGAAATAACAATGAATAAACTCAGAAGATCACAAAGCACatactatttttattaataCTAATAAgactataatttaaaaattttcattggAAGTTGGAATAATAGTGCAAATTTTTATAATTGTTTCTCCATGAGAACTTCTACTCATAAAATACACTGGGTTTTGTATTGGGTGTGCTTTGCTGTTATTTTGTGTAGTTAATCACGTAAGTGAGTAGTTCCCAGTGAGGAAATAAAGTACACAAAGGCCACAGTGACACAAAGTCActttgaaaaatcagttttagtGTGAAAACAGGGTTTTTCCATTAGTTGATCAATATGCAAATGGGTTACAAAGGATTTATATCACTTCAGTTTTGTGTATACCAATATTTGCACCAACCAGGGAGAGAtgctcagagccagcaggtgactgcactgggagttactggagcagctccctcagtGCCCTGGAGCTCAGTCTTGCATTTCATTATGCACCTGAAGATTTGCCAGGATTTCTGGAAACTCAGAAGgactccctgagctgctgtttgcacagcaTAATTCTAACTGGCAAGGTGTTCAAACCAGAAGGTTGTTTAAACAAAAAGGAGCCCCCAAGAATCAATGCAGGCAGCTCCCTCTAACTCCTTATCACTTAAAGGGGAAAGGTTTTCCTCTTTAACCCTGCTGCAAGATCTCCTTTGTGTTCTGCAGCCATCAATATCTATTGCTTGAGTCAGCACTAAGTCCTTGGCTTTCacagcagcaaggcagcagcCAGTGTTtgttcttcccttcttcccaaGAAATGACTCACAGTGATCAACatcccacctttttttttttaacatccatTTCCAAATGCccacaaaataataatattttacttttttccataTTCTTTACAAATAATGGAGAAGTGAGTCATATCCTTTGGAAAGATTACCCAAGAAAGAGAGCACATAGCAGAAGTAACTTCAGACACTTTACTTAAAAACCAGAATAAAGAATAACTTGGAATCAGACTCTGGAAATTGAAGTTAAATTGCAGTTTAGCTACTAACCATAACCTGTGTACACTGCTCTTTGGACAACCAAGATAATTGTAAGAACaatatttaaattcagtgtGCTTTCTTCTCATTGCCAGGTTTCTATCTTTTGCTCATTTTAATCACATGGTATGTGgttcttcagtttattttaaggTCATAAGATCTTACTCTTGTCTGGTTTACATAAACAGGTATAATAATGATTAATACGTCATTTAGTAGCAATTAAATTCCAATAATTGAGGCCAAATAAAAGGGGACTTCACTGGCTTTTAAAGAGTTCTATTAAAGAATCAAAGCTGGCATCAAATACCCAGTGGATGTTTCTATGAAGTGAAATCCAAATCCAGATGAGCCATGGCTTGattttgaaaaccaaaataaattctttgtCCAGCATCTACAGTTGGACATTCCTGACTCTTCCTCCAATGTCTGAATATTAACTCTGTCCTGACAGTAAGGGTTTTGTATTGTGCATTCTGTCCTTTAAGATACCTTTATTTCAGGAGATACTTTGATAGAGACTAGCTTGGGATTTGCAAGGAATATAATCtaaaattttaagtaatttcttTATCATAAATCCCATGTATTCAGGGTTTTGGTGTTATGTGATACTAGTTTTTTCCCAACACTTCTAACATtttacatgagaaaaaaaaagtgtgtagAAGCTGTGGATCTGCAGCTGACAAAAGACTACCCAGTCATCTGCCCCAGTTGTGAATCCTAAAGGTCATTACAGAATTATTGTATCACCTTGTTATGTTTGAAACCTGGCCTTTAATTTATGGAAATTAACCTATTTATTGGAGCCAGGTTGGGTACATAAATGCCACTGCACACTGTAAAATATCACACGTCTCCAGGGTCAGGACAGTGTTAGTAAACTCTGCACACATCAGAAAatgcttcaaaacaaaatttaatcaCTTCAAAAGTGCAACAAAAGTCtaaactgttttaattttgtgtaaAAGTGTTAGACCTGTGTTTCTGTGCAAGTCAGAGCAGAACCAAATTATGAGAACAAGGTGTAAGTGTATTTAGATGTCTTTGATGCTCCAACCAAAATTTCATTTGTCTTTTGTGAAGCTTCTggtgagcactgggagctgcagagcaacTCCTTGGTTGACAAAATTTTTTCAGAAAGCTGAAGCCATCTGGCCTCTGGTGTTGTTTTCAGGTAAACTTTGCTAACAGATTCATTTTACAGAAGGGCTGTGGATGGTCTTTCTGAACTGTACACACAGAAATGTTACCCAGTCCAGAGCCAGAGGTGGAAACAGGTCAGCCCCACATCTGCCACCAAGGATGGTCCCTGCAGGTGCTCTCCTGGATGTGTGATGAAATACCAGCAAAGGCTTAAATGGCAGCAGTATTGAAGTTGAAGAACAATGAAATCAAAGTTATCTTTTTCACAAGCACTCACTtaacaaacaacaaaattgGGGGACAAAAACCTGGTGTTTTGCTTCACAATGTGTTCTCTTCTGTGCTGTTAGAACTGGCACAGAACTGGCACTTGCTATTTAAAACTTCATTAATATAAGATGCTTTACCAGGAGCTCATAGTCAGAAGAttgctgtttatttaaaatgcattttacagagaataaaggtttttttattaGATCATAGTTACTGGTGATTCTGAGTAAGTAGCACTAACTGAGATCACCAATTAAGAGTTGCTGTACATTTGGAAAGAGGCAAGGTGAAATGCAGCCACAGCCTGTGCACAGGCAAGTGATGCAGTGCCTGAAAGGGTGCTTGGAGAATAAACCTCAGTGCTCTGCATGAGACATCTCTGCAGTGACATGCTGTGACATACCACAGACACTCACTGCAGTCCTAAGGCTGAGCATCAAACTCCTGTTTCCAGCTCATCCTGTGGGCTGCTCTGTCACTAACTTTGGTTCTGAGATTGTTTCCTTACAAAACAGAGGATGTACATtttattactgtaattttcagagACATAAGGCTCCCCATTCACAGGCATCATTTCCTCCTTTAGTGAAGGATTCTTTTGGTTCCTTCCACACTGTACAAAGTAGCAAAATGACAAACATTGATCTAAAAGAGTCACAGAAACCTGCTTCCCTGtgaagcccagcccagcccttgcTTTGTGTTCCTCactgtgttgtgttttgttCCCTTGAAGCCCTGCCCTTGTAGCAAGACAGATAAGGCCCACTCACAGACTATTACCTTCTTTCTGGCTCCTGTGGTTTTCACATCCCATCAAATTGTCATTTAGCTGAAAGCCTGTCAGACCATTGCACTGGACCATACTGGAATAAATTTGACTGTACTGGAAATTGATAACTGTTGTGCTGTGAAAATGATTGGGTTGGAAGTGAACAAAACATCATTCCTCAGGCATacatggaaaagagaaataattttaaaacatcccAATTTTGTTAACATCATGTGTCCTGTTTTAGGTGGCTGCACTCCGCAGTTACTTATGAGATCTGGCCAAAATGTGGAAGTGATGGGTCAGTACAATATGCTTTTATGAATGGAAATTACACCTTTGCACCTTGTGGTCACAGGTTGTGGAGGTGGCCCAAGTGACTCTGAATTTTGCCCCTTCCCTCGTATTTTTCCCTCGCTGCTTTATCTGCTTCACAAAAGAAATGAAGCAAACTAAAAATTCactaaatattgaaataaactTGTGGACTTCAAAGCATAAAACCAGATGcaaccatgaagaaataaacaatGAAGGATCTTCCCACCAGCACCACGTTTTCAGTTTGGTGGCTCCACtggcagcagcttccctggctGCAAGATCAGACTTGCAGGTACCAGACTGGGATTAAATGTGGACAAACTCTTGTTAATCAAAGTTTTTTAACAGTTCTAACGACAGCATCGTTTAGACTTCCAATGCAGGGTGTAGAAGTGGCCattttctctgctccctggatAAAGGGCTCTTTATTCAGTCCATTTTCCTGACTGCTTTCCCAAAAGATCATAAAcgtggagagcagccctgagcccagacAAGCCATGGCAGCCCtcgcccccagccctgcacgcACATTTCTGGCTCCGGCTTTGCCAGCGATGCCTGCAGGCTGCCGAGTGACACCCGGCTAATCCGTGATGCTCCAGCCTGACCCGAACCTGACAATGCCTTCTCACTTCCCGCagcccctccttctcctcccgAAGTGAGAGACGGGCAAAGCTTTTATTCCTCACCGGGGAGCAAGAcgagcccagctctgctcgtGAATCTCCTCTGCTCGCTGACACGCGTCAGACACAACATTCTCATCCTTAAAAGCTGCAGCGAAACGAAAACAAAGCaagagcacaaaaaaaccccagtgagCTGCAGTCCttgtctggaaaaaataaacagccaTTATGCTCCT containing:
- the C17H20orf85 gene encoding uncharacterized protein C20orf85 homolog, translating into MERDNFVAQDNYWKDQIEKEAEAAKRWAEKWGFLKTPLEELIGDEKKEDAKPKLQLPDHLRIRPVTPVEKYIKVLPSPPVPKTTQGFIGWRSGDPALALETNFQIQSCKGAVGSKQ